The following nucleotide sequence is from Apium graveolens cultivar Ventura chromosome 4, ASM990537v1, whole genome shotgun sequence.
TAAGAAGGGCCTGCCAAATATTGCATTGTACGGGCTTTCGATCCGAACTACATAGAACTTCACCAGCTTTTCGACGGTATACGGCAACTTGCCTAGGAGGACCGGTAGAGTAATTGTTTCTTCGAACTGAATGGGATGCCCTCCGATGGCATAAAGGGGAGCCTCGTTGCAGGGCTCTAGTCGCTCTCCAGCCAAGTTCATTTTGCAGTAGGTTTTGTGGAACTGTATGTTGGCTGAGCTGCCTGTATCCACCATCACTTTCCATATTTTGTTTTGCCCGATGATGGGATTGATGATTAAAGGGTCCTCGTGCGTGC
It contains:
- the LOC141719807 gene encoding uncharacterized protein LOC141719807: MIRGEVKTISGGSILDKDSKTTNKKYARQVYNLYQFGQAKPHMSITFSTEDYEDVIRTHEDPLIINPIIGQNKIWKVMVDTGSSANIQFHKTYCKMNLAGERLEPCNEAPLYAIGGHPIQFEETITLPVLLGKLPYTVEKLVKFYVVRIESPYNAIFGRPFLSTFEAVESIPHLKLKFPTEKGVGEMRGDQKTA